The genomic stretch ATTACTCTGAGAATTCCGGTAAAAGCTAGTCTGCAGGTTGACGGGATATCAGGGGCAATTTTTGCAGCACAAGAAGTTAAAATTAAAAACACTGAAAATCCGACAACAGCGCTAGATTTGTTGAAGAAAGCTCTTGATCAAGCAGTTCCAAAGATTAGCTATGAGATCGTAAATAGCAGCTTCGGTCCTTATGTGAATGCGATTGACGGTCAGGCAGCGGGCAGCCTTGGCGGCTGGGATGGCTGGATGTTTGAAGTCAATGGAGCTGCGCCATCCGTTGGAGCGGCTGCTTATGAGCTTAAAGAAAATGATGAGGTTCGTTTCTATTACAGCAGATGGCCTGCTCTTTCTACGACTACAAAAATTGCAAATGGCGCTTCAAATCCTGCTGTAGAAGTTTTGCTAGCTGGTGATGAGTTCACAAATGCAGCTGATGATATCAGCAATTGGTCCATCCATGTAGGAAGCACAGAGCTGCAGGTAAGTTCAATAATTAAAGACAATAACAAAGTTACAATCTCTTTCGAGGGAACAGCAAACGGCGGTGCGATTACAATTAAAGCGTTAGAAGGAGCTTTAGTTGGAAATCAAGCGAGTGATCCAATATCAGTTATTGTCCCTCGCATCATTAGCGATTCAGTGGATCAGTCTTTCGCAATTGATGAGAATGAAACAGCTGTCGTAATTGGCTCTTCAAGCGAAGCTGCAGCTACTAACAATGTAGTATTGACGTTTGCATCAACTGATCTGCCTAAGGTAACGGCAGAGCGCGGCAATACGACGCTTGAGATTCCAGCCAATACAAAAGTAACATCGACTTGGAACAAGGAGCTTCAGCTTCCAACAAATCTAAGCCTGGACGATAGCAATGTAGTATCCAAGATGAATACGGCTTTGTTAGGCGACAATAAAAAAGTAGATGCTGTTGCGGTACGTATTAACGTTGGCGGCGACGAAAAAATCCAATTTAGTCAGCATGTTACTCTTACTTTAAAGGGACAAGGTGCTAAGGAAGCAGGATTTGTTGATCAAACGGGAAGCTTCACTCCGATTAAGAAATATGCAGATTCGGCTATTCGAGCAGATGAAGTATACGCCTATAATGACAATGGCGATCTGATCATCAAAACGAAGCATTTTACTTCTTTCTTAGCGTATTCGACTTCAGCACTAACGACATCTGGCGGTGGCGGTACGGTACCGGTAGCTCAAACCGTTAAGCTCTCCGTTGAAAAACGTTCATTGGGTGAAGGCGATATTGTAGCTCCTGTTACGATTACGATTCAAGCAGGGGATACGGCTTTCACCGCACTTAAACGTGCGCTTGATGATAAAGGAGTAGCTTTGCAATATACCGGTTCAGAAGCAAGCGTTTATGTTCAATCGATTGACGGTCTTGCTGAGTTGGATAAGGGAGCGGGCAGCGGCTGGATGTATTCGGTTAACGGCATTTTTCCTCAGATTAGTGCTGGAGCATACACGCTGAAAAACGGTGATGTGCTGCGCTGGCAATATACGAAAGACTTAGGCAATGATATAGGCGGGGATACAGGTTTAGGCGGAAACACAGAAACTGGTGAACAGGTCCCTGGTGGAGATAACGGATCATCAACCATTAATTACAAAGACGCAGCCCAAATTTCCAGCTGGGCTAAGGAAGCTGTAACCAAAGCAAGTGCACTAGGCTTCATGCAGGGTACAAGCACGACAGATCCTAAATTCGAGCCGAAACGTCTTCTAACCCGTGCTGAATTTGCTGCTTTGATGGTTAAATATTCTGGAATAGACCCAATAAATGAGGACGCTGGCTTTACTGATGTTAGCAGTAAAGACTGGTTCTATGGTTATGTAGCAGCAGCTAAGGAAAAAGGCTTAATGTCAGGTAAATCAGACACTAGCTTCGCACCTAATGCGTCCATTTCCAGAGAGGAAGTGGCTGCGGTTCTTGTTAGATTTAAAGGGCTGTCGGACTCTAACGCCCCGCAAGCTGCACTTAAAGACCGTGATGCGGTATCCGCATGGGCAGTGCCTTATGTAAATGTTGCCTACCAAACAGGCTTAATGACAGGTGATAATGGACGATTTAATCCACAATCATTTGTAACGAGAGAAATGGCTGCTGTCGCCATTATTCGTCTCTATGAATTGAAATAATTTCGTTCTGATCGAGAACTCATACAACAGAAAGGCGTACGCTCCCTCCACTTGGAGGAAAGCGTACGCCTTTTGTTTTTTGCTGATTCGACGCGAAGGTGGGAAGATGCGTTATAATATAAGGAGGAGCACCATTTTGCCTCATGATCGATTAATTACATAAGGAATAGGATGAAGGGTTATGCTTCAGCTTTTTGAAAGAAGTATTCGTGATTTTCGAGCAACCTATAAGAAGCATCTTCTATTTGAGTATTTATTTATGCTAATGACAAGCTTTGTCATTATCCCGATTATTTCTTTTATTTTCAACCGTGTGCTCCGGGTCATTGGCTCGGGCTCGGTGCTGAATGGCGAGGTCTATAAGATCGGGCTCAGCTATACAGGGATACTCGGATTAATAGCGATTTGCTTGGTAGCTATGTTTGTACTGTTTATTGAATTCGGTGTCGTCATCACGATTGCGCAGCAGCATTATTTTGGGAAGGATGTATTAATTGCTGATGCACTGCTGACGACGCTTAGACATACATCGAAGCTATTTGGTTTTGGGATTATTCAACTGTTGTTTTTTCTGCTTTTTCTAGTGCCGTTTATTGATTCGCCGCTATCGTCTTCCTTTTTTGCACAGTTTAACGTTCCGATATTTTTTAACAATCAGGTTTTGAGCTCATCTTACACCATGCTGGCCCTGTACGCGGTTTTGTTTCTAGCCGGTATATATACATTCTTGCGTTGGATTTTCGTTTTGCATTTTATTATGATTGAAGGCAAATCGATAAGGAAGGCAATTAGAAGCAGTCTTGTGCTCACGAAGGGGAAGCGCTTATCGCTTTTGATTCATTTGTTTTTGGTTAATGCCCTTGTATTTTCACTTGGTTTTATGGTCATCTCCTCAGTCGCTTATTTGCCTTCATGGCTGAATATTAATGTGCTCAAGGCGATGACGGATCACTATTCATTAACTTTATCCACGGTGCTTACCTACATGTTTACTTTAATGCTCGTACCCGTGAACATTATATTTTTGACCCGCCAGTTTTACTATTACAATGGAAAAAAAGGCATTAGGCCTAAGGATGGCGTTGTTATTAGTCATAGCCGTTTTTTGGGACCCTTGGAGAAGCGTTTCATTGCATTCATCAAGAGAAGAACCCGCAAGCGGATTTTGTACACAGCGATTATCGCAGCATACCTAGCGCTAGCGCTCATTGTCAGCTATGCTGCTAATGATAATTTGGTTTATGCCAAATGGAGCGTGCTTATTGCTGCACATCGCGGTGATACGCTGACAGCACCGGAAAACTCGCTTCGCGCTGTTCTAGGCTCTGTGGAGCAAGGCGCCAGCGCTGTCGAAATCGACGTTCAGCTGACGCAGGATGGTGTAGTTGTACTTCATCATGACTATAATTTAAAGAGAATGACGGGTGTCTCGAAACGAGTGGATGAGCTGACTTACGATGAGATAGCGATGCTGAGTATTGGCACGTACGAAGGCGAAGGAGATATCGATGAAATAGACCGAATTCCGATGCTGTCTGAGGTGCTTGCTGCATTGCAGGGTCAGACGAAGGTGATCATTGATCTAAAGCCTTATGGTCCAGGCGAGGAGCTTGCTAAAGAGGTTGTCAATTTGGTTGAACAATTCGAAATGGCAAATGATTGTTATATTCAGTCGTTTGACAGGCAGACACTGCAGCAAATCAGGCAGCTCAACCCAGACATAAAGATCGGACAAATTCTTTATTTTGCGGTAGGTGATTTGTCTCTGCTCGATGTTGATTTCTATACGATTGAGCAGGTGATGCTGACCAAGCAGCTTGTCGATCGCGCGCACAGAAAAGGCCGTGAGGTGTGGGTGTGGACTGTCAATACGGATCGGAATTTGAAAGAGGTGCTCAAATTTGAGATCGATGGCATCATTACCGATTACCCGTCACGGGTCAATAATATGGTGGAGCTGAATTTGTAACTGGCGCTAGGGAAGGGAGCATGCAGCATGACTCAAATAAATAAGTACAAAAGCTTTATTATGTCGCTCCCTTCAGGTGGGCTGTCCAGGGAGCAGTTATTTACGAAGGAATTGCTGCTGGAAGAGCAGGAGGCTATGTCGATTTATTATGTGCCTTATGAATATGTGAACACGCAGGCAAAGCTAATGATTATTGGGATAACGCCGGGCTTTACCCAAATGGAGGTAGCTATTCGAAGCGCGCGTGAGGATTTGCTGCTGGGTGTGCCGCTGGAGCTGATCGACAAGCGAGCGAAGAAGCTGGCCAGCTTCGCGGGTACAATACGGACAAATTTGATCGAGATGCTTGATCAAATTGACTTGCCAGCTCGAATTGGCATTAGCAGCAGCAAATCCTTATTCGAGGAGCGCAGAGAGCTGCTTCATACGACCTCTGCCATTCGATATCCCGTGTTTATCAATGGCAAAAACTATACCGGCCACAGTCCCGCTATATTGAAGTCCAGCATACTTAGCCGCTATGTAGAGACGATCCTTCTACCCGAATTAATTGCGGTCAAAGACGCCCTCGTCATCCCACTGGGCAAGTCCGTCTCGGAGGTTGTGCAAGCGCTTGTGGAGAAAGGCTGGCTGAATGCGGAAAGATGCTTATTTGAGATGCCGCATCCTTCAGGAGCGAACGGTCATCGGCAAAGGCAGTTCGAGCAGCATAAAGCAAGCATGCAGCAGCAGGTTTTGAATTGGTTTAGCCGATCCTAATGGCAATAGAGCAAGGAGTGATAGTCGATGCATAGTAAGAAGGTACGATTGATTACGGGCTTTGCCGTCCTTACCTGTCTCTTATGGTTATTCGGATTAGGCTGGGCGGTAAAGGATTATTTGATTGGATCGCAAAGCCCAGCATTATCGCCATCTGCAGCGGAGCACCCAGCTGCACCTTCCGATAAGCTGAAAATTGTCGCTTTGGGCGACTCGCTGACGAGAGGCACTGGCGATATAGAAGGCAAAGGTTATGTTGGGTATGTCAGTGATCAATTGAAGCAGTCAGGAATGGATATTTCTTTAATTAATCTCGGCATCAAGGGTTTAGTCTCTCCGGATCTAGCGGAACAAATGAAGGAGAAGGAAATTAGCCGCCAAATCGGACAAGCTGATGTTGTTCTGATGACAATTGGAGGCAATGATCTATTCCTTGGCGGACAAACGCTGTCGGATATTTCGGAAGCGAGCATTACGGGGCTGGAGGATGCTTTTCTGAGTAATCTTGAGGCTGTTATCACGAATATACGTGCGGTTAATACGGAAGCTGCTGTTTATTTATTAGGGCTATACAATCCGTTCAGTGAATTTGAAGATGGGGAGCTCTTGTCCGGGGTCGTCAGGCAGTGGAATTACAAGGCAGCAGAGCTGCTGGCGCAGGACACCAATACGGTGTTCGTACCCACCTTTGATATTTTTCAGAGGAATGTGAACGACTATTTGTTTACGGACCATTTTCACCCGAATGAAGAGGGATACCGGTTAATGGCCAAACGAGTGGCGGACTTGATTATCGGAGCGGGAGGACAATCATGAGCGACATCACCTTATCGGTTCGAGGACTTCGCAAGGTCATTGGCAAGCGGACCATTATAAAGGATTTAAGCTTTGAGCTGAAGCGCGGTGAGGTGTTTGGCTTCTTAGGACCGAACGGTGCTGGGAAAACGACAACGATTCGAATGCTCGTGGGTTTAATTAAGCCGACCTCAGGGTCCATTGAGATTTGCGGACTGGATATTTCCAAGCATTTCACGCGTGCAATGGGGCATATGGGCTGTATCGTAGAAAATCCAGAGCTGTATCCGTTCTTAACCGGCATGGAAAATCTGCGTCACTTTGCCGTTATGATCAGCGGCATTACGCAGGAGCGAATTGACGAGGTCGTCGCCTTGGTCGGCATGCGCGAGCGGATGAACGATAAAGTGAGCACCTATTCACTCGGCATGCGGCAGCGGTTGGGCATTGCGCAGGCGCTGCTCGGCAAGCCGGATGTGCTTATTTTGGATGAGCCGACAAATGGACTGGACCCGTCGGGCATTCGGGAAATGCGCGCGTTTATTCGGTTTTTGGCGGAGGAGGAAGGGCTCACAGTACTCGTATCCAGTCATCTGCTGCACGAAATTCAATTGATGTGCGACCGCGTAGCCATTATTTCGAAGGGTGAAATCATTCGTGTAGATTCAGTGCAGCAATTGCTTTCCAGCGAAGAAAGGTTAGTATGGCGGTTACTCCCGCATATGCTGGGACGCACAGTAATTAGCGAGTTAACGGCAGTTCTTGATGAGACAGATGAGACGGTCACAACCGCTTATTTGGAGCCGGTGGTTGGAGAGTGGAATCGCAGGCTGGTAGAAGCGGGAGTGACCGTACTGGAAATGAACCGGAAGCTTCCGGCGCTTGAGGATTTATTTCTTGAGCTGACAGGAGGCGAATCTATTGATTAATCTCGTCCAAAATGAAATGACGAAGCTGCTCGCCAAGCGCCGCTTCACAATTATTTCGATCATTATCATCGTTCTGCTCTCGATGTTCTCGTATGCGCAGGTGAAGCAGTCCGAGTCGATCAGGGAGCGTATAGGGACAGTCGATTGGCGAACGGAGCTGCAGCAGCAAATCGTCGATATGCAAAACAGGCTAAGCAGCGCGGGACAATGGCGCGAGCAAATCCAAATTCAAATTAAACAGTCCCAATATTATTTGGATCATGATGTTAACCCATCAAAGCCCGGTGCTCCAACCTTTATTAGAGGCTTTGTTCAAAACTCCGCAGAACTGTTTCTGCCGCTGCTCGTTATGATCATTGCGGTAGATCTCGTCTCGTCAGAGCGAAGCATGGGAACGATTAAGCTGCTCCTGACGCGGCCGGTGAGTCGCTTTCGGATTTTGCTCAGCAAATATATCGCTCTGATCTTGTCGGTATCGCTTGTCATGTTCCTGTTCGGCATATTGTCCTATTTGATCTCGGTCATCGTATTTGGCAATGAGGGATGGTCTGCACCGATCTTAACGGGCTTCTCTACGCAGGGAGATGAGCTTGATATATCTGCTGTGCGGCTCGTGACGCAGTGGCAATACATTGTTCAGCAGTTTGGACTGGCATGGTTTATTTCCATCGTCGTTGGGACATTGTCCTTCATGCTGTCGATTCTGATGCGAAGCAGCGCGGCAGGTATGGGAACGATGCTGGCCTGCTTAATTGCTGGTGCGATTCTTAGCAATATGGTCTCCTCATGGGAATCAGCTAAATATTTATTTATGGTCAACCTCGGGCTCATGAATTACGTGAGCGGTTCGGCACCTCCAATTGCGGGCATGACATTAGGTTTCTCGCTTGTGGTGCTTACGGTCTGGATGGTTGGGTCGTTGATCGTCTCCTTTACGGTGTTCATGAGGAAGGACATTTATTAAATGGCATGAGTCTGACTTGTCCTAAAATAGTTCCCCTTCTCATATGCATGTAGTAGAAGAGGAGCGTGATAGGGATGGACAAGGCGGTACGCAGATATTATCTGCAAAAACAAAAGCAAAAAGAAATAGAGCAGGAGCTCTCTGAGCTGCGCAATGAAATCTTAACGTATTTGACGGAGCAAGGGACAAATGAGCTGGAGATTGGCAGTCATAAAGTGAAGGTCGTAATACAGG from Paenibacillus sp. FSL H8-0548 encodes the following:
- a CDS encoding DUF4430 domain-containing protein — its product is MITFNRFMKKMLPAMLVFVLIFGLFAPQVSKAADHTDNTSLNTMIEKTVDYYKNRNTELTSWWDLVALWGAGQNLSDGSWQLPPWYKTDQGLLPTASGTEHINYIFGLLAMGEDPAHAWETNRNLYAELAAQQNATTGAIGNGLTNRHMWAMLALDTGAKLGSSVGTWDAAAKQKAVDYLLSKQLSDGGFAFFGTTSDADMTGMGLLALGNYQNDSAVQSAIVKLKAFLKTKQLNGEHVMFGNNSNSMSAVVTGLTAIGEDVLSDAWTDNGNSILDSYALFQVQNGAFKYLESQSNADAMATNQSLIALLDTKYQKTVWHRFADIKLPVRVSVEVDGISDRIYEKNIVSVPQSTNSATALDALKYALDKATPAILYNIVNSSYGPYVQGIDEQEAGSLGGWDGWMYEVNGAAPDVGAGEYQLKENDKVRFYYSRYPAIATAAELAGGTTDPYVDVTLVGDDFSSEAISAENWIINTNSADLTVQSITSVNNQTVRIQLHGQVTSEPITIQALSAALISKQKSNTITLRIPVKASLQVDGISGAIFAAQEVKIKNTENPTTALDLLKKALDQAVPKISYEIVNSSFGPYVNAIDGQAAGSLGGWDGWMFEVNGAAPSVGAAAYELKENDEVRFYYSRWPALSTTTKIANGASNPAVEVLLAGDEFTNAADDISNWSIHVGSTELQVSSIIKDNNKVTISFEGTANGGAITIKALEGALVGNQASDPISVIVPRIISDSVDQSFAIDENETAVVIGSSSEAAATNNVVLTFASTDLPKVTAERGNTTLEIPANTKVTSTWNKELQLPTNLSLDDSNVVSKMNTALLGDNKKVDAVAVRINVGGDEKIQFSQHVTLTLKGQGAKEAGFVDQTGSFTPIKKYADSAIRADEVYAYNDNGDLIIKTKHFTSFLAYSTSALTTSGGGGTVPVAQTVKLSVEKRSLGEGDIVAPVTITIQAGDTAFTALKRALDDKGVALQYTGSEASVYVQSIDGLAELDKGAGSGWMYSVNGIFPQISAGAYTLKNGDVLRWQYTKDLGNDIGGDTGLGGNTETGEQVPGGDNGSSTINYKDAAQISSWAKEAVTKASALGFMQGTSTTDPKFEPKRLLTRAEFAALMVKYSGIDPINEDAGFTDVSSKDWFYGYVAAAKEKGLMSGKSDTSFAPNASISREEVAAVLVRFKGLSDSNAPQAALKDRDAVSAWAVPYVNVAYQTGLMTGDNGRFNPQSFVTREMAAVAIIRLYELK
- a CDS encoding glycerophosphoryl diester phosphodiesterase membrane domain-containing protein, which produces MLQLFERSIRDFRATYKKHLLFEYLFMLMTSFVIIPIISFIFNRVLRVIGSGSVLNGEVYKIGLSYTGILGLIAICLVAMFVLFIEFGVVITIAQQHYFGKDVLIADALLTTLRHTSKLFGFGIIQLLFFLLFLVPFIDSPLSSSFFAQFNVPIFFNNQVLSSSYTMLALYAVLFLAGIYTFLRWIFVLHFIMIEGKSIRKAIRSSLVLTKGKRLSLLIHLFLVNALVFSLGFMVISSVAYLPSWLNINVLKAMTDHYSLTLSTVLTYMFTLMLVPVNIIFLTRQFYYYNGKKGIRPKDGVVISHSRFLGPLEKRFIAFIKRRTRKRILYTAIIAAYLALALIVSYAANDNLVYAKWSVLIAAHRGDTLTAPENSLRAVLGSVEQGASAVEIDVQLTQDGVVVLHHDYNLKRMTGVSKRVDELTYDEIAMLSIGTYEGEGDIDEIDRIPMLSEVLAALQGQTKVIIDLKPYGPGEELAKEVVNLVEQFEMANDCYIQSFDRQTLQQIRQLNPDIKIGQILYFAVGDLSLLDVDFYTIEQVMLTKQLVDRAHRKGREVWVWTVNTDRNLKEVLKFEIDGIITDYPSRVNNMVELNL
- a CDS encoding uracil-DNA glycosylase family protein, whose translation is MTQINKYKSFIMSLPSGGLSREQLFTKELLLEEQEAMSIYYVPYEYVNTQAKLMIIGITPGFTQMEVAIRSAREDLLLGVPLELIDKRAKKLASFAGTIRTNLIEMLDQIDLPARIGISSSKSLFEERRELLHTTSAIRYPVFINGKNYTGHSPAILKSSILSRYVETILLPELIAVKDALVIPLGKSVSEVVQALVEKGWLNAERCLFEMPHPSGANGHRQRQFEQHKASMQQQVLNWFSRS
- a CDS encoding SGNH/GDSL hydrolase family protein encodes the protein MHSKKVRLITGFAVLTCLLWLFGLGWAVKDYLIGSQSPALSPSAAEHPAAPSDKLKIVALGDSLTRGTGDIEGKGYVGYVSDQLKQSGMDISLINLGIKGLVSPDLAEQMKEKEISRQIGQADVVLMTIGGNDLFLGGQTLSDISEASITGLEDAFLSNLEAVITNIRAVNTEAAVYLLGLYNPFSEFEDGELLSGVVRQWNYKAAELLAQDTNTVFVPTFDIFQRNVNDYLFTDHFHPNEEGYRLMAKRVADLIIGAGGQS
- a CDS encoding ABC transporter ATP-binding protein, coding for MSDITLSVRGLRKVIGKRTIIKDLSFELKRGEVFGFLGPNGAGKTTTIRMLVGLIKPTSGSIEICGLDISKHFTRAMGHMGCIVENPELYPFLTGMENLRHFAVMISGITQERIDEVVALVGMRERMNDKVSTYSLGMRQRLGIAQALLGKPDVLILDEPTNGLDPSGIREMRAFIRFLAEEEGLTVLVSSHLLHEIQLMCDRVAIISKGEIIRVDSVQQLLSSEERLVWRLLPHMLGRTVISELTAVLDETDETVTTAYLEPVVGEWNRRLVEAGVTVLEMNRKLPALEDLFLELTGGESID
- a CDS encoding ABC transporter permease, which codes for MINLVQNEMTKLLAKRRFTIISIIIIVLLSMFSYAQVKQSESIRERIGTVDWRTELQQQIVDMQNRLSSAGQWREQIQIQIKQSQYYLDHDVNPSKPGAPTFIRGFVQNSAELFLPLLVMIIAVDLVSSERSMGTIKLLLTRPVSRFRILLSKYIALILSVSLVMFLFGILSYLISVIVFGNEGWSAPILTGFSTQGDELDISAVRLVTQWQYIVQQFGLAWFISIVVGTLSFMLSILMRSSAAGMGTMLACLIAGAILSNMVSSWESAKYLFMVNLGLMNYVSGSAPPIAGMTLGFSLVVLTVWMVGSLIVSFTVFMRKDIY